A genomic window from Neorickettsia sennetsu str. Miyayama includes:
- a CDS encoding RluA family pseudouridine synthase: MRSFIVENDCRRLDKYLRDTFGQFPQSALQKALRKKAVRLNNSVVKASAAVLKGDSLTLSANFLQILSSPREIPSDSSKVVDSKFVEFIASLMLYEDENVLAISKPFGFPVQSGYGITASIDNAMKSINPEYRVVHRLDKHTTGVLIFAKTLDAARELWRLFSNRLVKKSYLAIVIGELKEKKGVVDCYINKVLFKGEEVMQCNNIGNGEHAITQFHVIKKFKNTSLIELFPLTGRKHQIRSQMASIGHPVLNDGKYGRRKAFLEWSVNKKLCLHACEIEFELFGKVIKVTAELPVHFAENLAIM; the protein is encoded by the coding sequence GTGAGAAGTTTTATTGTCGAAAATGACTGCCGACGATTAGATAAATATCTGAGAGATACGTTTGGTCAGTTTCCTCAGTCTGCACTTCAAAAGGCACTGAGAAAGAAAGCAGTGAGGCTTAATAATTCTGTGGTTAAGGCTTCTGCTGCTGTTTTAAAAGGTGATTCATTGACTCTTAGTGCCAATTTTCTCCAAATTCTATCTTCACCCAGAGAGATACCGAGTGATAGCTCAAAGGTAGTTGATAGTAAGTTTGTCGAGTTTATTGCGTCACTCATGTTATACGAGGACGAAAATGTCTTAGCCATTAGTAAGCCATTTGGATTTCCTGTTCAGTCGGGTTACGGCATTACAGCAAGCATAGATAATGCAATGAAGTCTATCAATCCTGAATATCGTGTTGTTCACAGGCTTGATAAACATACTACTGGCGTACTTATCTTTGCAAAGACGCTGGATGCGGCTAGAGAGTTGTGGCGACTGTTCTCGAACAGGCTCGTCAAAAAAAGCTACCTTGCTATAGTGATTGGAGAGTTGAAAGAAAAAAAGGGGGTAGTTGATTGTTACATAAACAAAGTCCTTTTTAAGGGTGAAGAAGTAATGCAGTGCAACAATATCGGCAATGGTGAACATGCTATTACACAGTTTCACGTTATCAAGAAATTCAAAAATACATCACTAATTGAACTCTTTCCTTTAACTGGAAGAAAACACCAGATTAGAAGCCAGATGGCAAGTATTGGGCATCCGGTATTAAATGATGGAAAATATGGAAGAAGAAAAGCATTTTTAGAATGGTCCGTGAATAAGAAATTATGCTTGCACGCATGCGAAATAGAGTTTGAACTTTTTGGAAAAGTGATAAAAGTCACCGCGGAGCTACCAGTTCACTTTGCCGAAAATCTCGCGATAATGTGA
- the trxB gene encoding thioredoxin-disulfide reductase: MCDALESDVIIIGSGPAGCTAGIYAARASLSVVIVSGNQSGGQLTTTTEVENYPGFALPVQGPWLMEQMQQQAVNVGCRLVNDHILQIEAPYSSPFVLRGEGGNKYRARSIVVATGAQAKWLGLESEKKYQGYGVSGCATCDGFFFRDQDVIVIGGGNTAVEEALYLTRHAKKVYLLHRRERLRAETVLQERLFANAKVELIWNSVLDEILGRDSPPEVTGVRVRSLMDGTFREILVSGVFVAIGHAPNTALFSGILEMDSAGYIKTSSSDTSTSVSGIFACGDVQDPVYRQAVTAAGTGCMAALDAIRFLDCI; encoded by the coding sequence ATGTGTGATGCTCTTGAAAGCGATGTAATAATAATCGGGTCTGGGCCAGCCGGGTGTACGGCTGGGATATACGCGGCACGTGCATCTCTTAGCGTTGTTATAGTCAGTGGGAATCAGTCAGGTGGGCAACTTACCACAACAACCGAGGTCGAGAATTATCCGGGTTTTGCTCTACCTGTGCAGGGTCCCTGGCTTATGGAACAAATGCAGCAGCAAGCTGTGAATGTTGGGTGCCGTCTTGTTAATGATCACATCTTGCAAATTGAAGCCCCATATAGCTCTCCATTTGTCCTTCGAGGAGAGGGTGGAAATAAGTATCGTGCTAGAAGTATTGTTGTCGCGACAGGTGCACAGGCTAAGTGGTTGGGTCTTGAGAGCGAGAAGAAGTACCAGGGTTATGGAGTGTCTGGCTGTGCAACGTGTGATGGCTTTTTTTTTCGCGACCAGGACGTAATTGTTATTGGTGGTGGAAATACCGCCGTAGAAGAGGCACTTTATCTTACCAGGCATGCTAAAAAGGTTTACCTGCTTCACCGTAGGGAACGTCTTAGGGCAGAGACTGTCCTTCAGGAACGCCTTTTTGCGAATGCAAAGGTAGAGTTAATTTGGAATTCTGTTCTTGATGAGATCCTTGGCCGCGACTCGCCTCCTGAGGTAACAGGTGTGCGTGTCCGCTCATTGATGGACGGTACTTTTAGGGAGATACTTGTTTCTGGAGTGTTCGTTGCTATCGGTCATGCTCCAAACACAGCGCTGTTCAGCGGTATTCTGGAAATGGATTCTGCTGGGTACATCAAGACATCCAGTTCAGATACTTCTACTAGCGTGTCTGGTATTTTTGCGTGTGGCGATGTTCAGGATCCTGTCTACAGACAAGCTGTTACCGCAGCTGGAACCGGTTGTATGGCTGCCCTTGATGCCATAAGGTTTCTTGACTGCATATAG
- a CDS encoding peroxiredoxin has product MSTLVGKKAFDFTAKAVLKNGSFCDDFNLQRELSGKYGVLFFYPLDFTFVCPTEIIAFSNRIPAFIERNAVVVGVSVDSHFSHFAWRSLPVKDGGIGSIGYTLVSDITKSISRDYQVLLDDAVALRGTFIIDPNFVIRVAHVNDLNVGRNVDEVLRTLDALKYSDENGEVCPAGWSKGKEAIKATHESISDYLASNRDEL; this is encoded by the coding sequence ATGTCTACTTTAGTTGGTAAGAAAGCGTTTGATTTCACAGCAAAGGCTGTACTCAAGAACGGTTCTTTTTGTGATGATTTTAATCTTCAGCGTGAATTGTCTGGCAAATACGGGGTGCTCTTCTTTTATCCATTGGATTTTACTTTTGTCTGTCCAACGGAGATTATTGCTTTCAGTAATAGGATTCCTGCGTTTATCGAGAGAAATGCGGTTGTTGTAGGTGTTAGTGTTGACTCCCATTTTTCGCACTTTGCCTGGCGCAGCTTGCCTGTAAAAGATGGTGGAATAGGCAGTATTGGTTACACTCTGGTCTCAGACATAACAAAGTCTATTTCACGTGACTACCAGGTTTTGCTAGACGATGCAGTTGCTCTTCGTGGTACATTTATCATAGATCCGAATTTTGTTATCAGAGTTGCTCATGTTAATGACCTGAACGTGGGTCGGAACGTCGATGAGGTTCTCCGTACTTTGGATGCGCTCAAGTATAGTGACGAAAATGGAGAGGTTTGTCCGGCAGGTTGGAGCAAGGGCAAAGAAGCGATAAAGGCGACGCATGAGAGTATTTCCGATTATCTAGCTTCCAATAGGGATGAGCTTTGA
- the ndk gene encoding nucleoside-diphosphate kinase, whose amino-acid sequence MKRTLSILKPDVISRNITGKVNAYIEAAGLQIIAMKQLHLTRIQAEAFYVVHKDRFFFNDLVNFMTSAPVIVQVLSGDDAVHRYRKLMGDTDPKKAAKGTIRGDFAESIDANCVHGSDSEENAKNEIAFFFSRCEIFDR is encoded by the coding sequence ATGAAGAGAACTTTATCTATTCTTAAGCCAGATGTTATTTCTAGGAATATAACAGGTAAGGTTAATGCCTATATCGAGGCTGCCGGTCTGCAGATTATTGCGATGAAGCAACTTCATCTGACGCGTATTCAAGCCGAAGCTTTTTATGTGGTCCACAAAGATAGATTCTTTTTCAACGACCTGGTTAACTTTATGACATCTGCTCCCGTTATAGTGCAGGTATTATCAGGAGATGATGCTGTTCATCGCTACAGAAAGCTTATGGGTGATACGGATCCAAAAAAGGCTGCAAAGGGAACGATCCGTGGTGACTTCGCCGAGAGTATAGATGCAAACTGCGTTCATGGCTCTGACAGCGAAGAGAATGCTAAGAATGAAATTGCATTCTTTTTTAGTCGGTGCGAGATTTTTGACAGATGA
- the murJ gene encoding murein biosynthesis integral membrane protein MurJ — MRKYFLISDSVVFLSKFLHVIRDMLIAVVLGTSQFADAFFGISRLLSLITSLFANGIFSALFSPIFLQLLREGRNSALQFSHEIQLILAFIGIVIFTVAEIFTEKILFCLMPGMLSSPVRDSLITTAKIAFPSILFIPLTSLYYSMVHTRRNFALITPYTIITNTALTAVILFTGNNSTLLLPNMGCTIAFSGMIQMLLFLHQLEKSDLIPVLIQFSLSKNIKNFFKCFLPSALASEAYQINILVSIYFASKIPQAISSLCYAEGIIQLFFVLTNTSLLEISGSSSIMFTHNAEELKKTQNKALKKVITACIPVTIMLIFMPEHITASLFLLGGKFDIQSVKHTTHMLEILAFALPAHALKKGFLQPFLAFDKLKAPVSFTVASVVLNAITSIILVPHYSYTGIAIALCAAAWLDTLLIIVYLKRRKMFSSDGKIPRLLSTVFFPASITIFFIQICEAFIESHPGISTIYSLRLASLVIVCISSIFIYYFLLSQLKKIPWKKK; from the coding sequence ATGAGGAAATATTTTTTAATTTCAGATAGTGTAGTTTTCCTATCGAAGTTCTTGCATGTAATTAGGGATATGCTAATCGCAGTAGTCCTAGGAACATCACAATTTGCAGATGCCTTCTTTGGAATATCAAGATTACTAAGCCTAATAACCTCTTTATTTGCAAACGGTATTTTCTCTGCACTTTTTTCCCCAATTTTTTTGCAGCTCTTGAGAGAGGGTCGAAATTCGGCATTACAATTCTCACATGAAATTCAATTGATACTTGCTTTTATAGGGATTGTTATATTCACAGTTGCAGAGATATTCACAGAAAAGATTTTATTTTGTCTAATGCCAGGGATGCTTTCCTCCCCGGTAAGAGATTCCCTTATTACAACTGCAAAAATTGCCTTTCCAAGCATCCTTTTTATCCCACTTACATCACTTTACTACTCAATGGTGCACACACGAAGAAATTTTGCCCTCATAACCCCCTACACGATTATAACGAATACTGCTCTGACGGCAGTAATCCTTTTTACAGGAAACAATAGTACTCTTCTACTACCTAATATGGGCTGTACCATTGCATTTTCCGGAATGATACAGATGCTCCTATTTTTACATCAGCTTGAAAAAAGTGACCTCATCCCTGTTCTTATACAATTTTCACTGAGTAAGAATATAAAGAACTTTTTTAAATGCTTTCTCCCTTCAGCACTTGCATCTGAAGCGTATCAAATAAACATTTTAGTTAGTATCTATTTTGCTAGTAAGATCCCACAAGCAATTTCCTCACTATGCTACGCAGAGGGAATAATCCAGCTGTTTTTCGTTCTCACGAATACATCACTTCTGGAAATTTCAGGCTCCTCATCAATTATGTTTACACATAATGCGGAGGAGTTGAAAAAAACGCAAAATAAAGCTCTCAAGAAAGTGATTACTGCGTGCATTCCAGTGACAATCATGTTAATTTTCATGCCGGAACACATTACTGCCTCATTATTTCTACTTGGAGGAAAATTTGACATTCAATCTGTAAAACACACGACACACATGCTAGAAATCCTTGCCTTTGCCCTTCCAGCACATGCGTTGAAAAAAGGCTTCTTACAACCCTTTCTTGCCTTTGACAAGCTAAAAGCTCCAGTGAGCTTTACCGTTGCTTCGGTGGTTTTAAACGCTATCACAAGCATAATTCTGGTACCACATTATTCATATACTGGAATAGCAATAGCCTTATGTGCCGCAGCATGGCTAGATACGCTTTTAATTATCGTCTATTTAAAAAGAAGGAAAATGTTTAGTTCGGACGGGAAAATTCCACGTTTATTAAGCACTGTCTTTTTTCCGGCTTCTATAACGATTTTCTTTATACAGATTTGCGAAGCATTCATAGAGAGCCATCCGGGTATATCAACAATTTACTCACTAAGGCTGGCTTCCTTGGTGATCGTCTGTATATCAAGTATATTCATCTACTATTTTTTGCTTTCACAGCTTAAAAAAATTCCATGGAAGAAAAAATAA
- a CDS encoding NADH-quinone oxidoreductase subunit L translates to MSESGFLWVTELAHLFAFLLYYTAGRCKPVFYYTISTFTATLSFIAAAVLAIKGEPLAIEVFQITHHIGIAFGLDRITLTFALLCSLLGIPATIYAISYMYAINGKRKAIFFARIHLSLAITMLLAFSGNLVTMFIFYELLTLATYALVNHDKTENSLRAVRTYLAYLVLPSVGLLLPAILITYKITGTFTFDKSLHISIVGLPRLALFLMFAYGIAKAAIFPLHGWLPRAMVAPTPVSALLHAVAVVKAGVFCMLKIVKYVFTISDPANVVLMTPMTCIYAFTIIFASVVALKKHSLKEILAYSTISQLSYIGITLSIFTENSFHYATLYMILHAFAKITLFFTAGAIYARTGKTSIKQLHGIGRDMPIAMSSFIIGALTMIGLPPTATLLCKADILSEALGQGNYILIITLVISTALNCGYFLPIIFNAFFCEPTVATSIAKTPTRYTVCHPLTLSYLFTGSICIVLFVYKLF, encoded by the coding sequence ATGAGCGAATCAGGTTTTTTATGGGTCACTGAGCTAGCACACTTGTTCGCATTTTTGCTGTACTACACAGCAGGACGGTGCAAGCCCGTTTTTTACTATACAATTAGCACCTTCACTGCAACATTAAGTTTTATTGCTGCAGCAGTGCTAGCAATAAAAGGTGAGCCGCTTGCGATTGAAGTATTTCAAATCACACATCATATAGGAATCGCATTCGGGTTGGATAGAATCACACTGACATTTGCCTTGTTATGCTCGCTACTTGGCATACCAGCGACAATATATGCAATCAGCTATATGTATGCAATAAATGGAAAAAGAAAAGCCATATTTTTCGCACGGATCCATCTTTCGCTTGCTATTACTATGCTTTTAGCATTCTCAGGAAATTTGGTAACGATGTTTATCTTCTATGAGCTACTCACCCTCGCGACCTATGCACTCGTAAATCACGACAAGACAGAAAATAGTCTCAGAGCTGTACGGACCTACCTAGCATATCTAGTTCTTCCGTCAGTCGGATTACTATTACCTGCAATCCTCATTACATACAAGATTACTGGCACCTTCACCTTTGATAAAAGCTTACATATAAGCATCGTCGGACTTCCAAGGTTGGCCCTATTCTTGATGTTCGCGTACGGAATCGCAAAAGCTGCTATCTTTCCTTTACATGGTTGGTTACCAAGAGCCATGGTTGCACCAACCCCTGTAAGCGCATTGTTACACGCCGTTGCAGTTGTCAAAGCAGGAGTATTTTGCATGCTGAAGATTGTGAAATACGTTTTTACAATATCTGATCCGGCCAATGTAGTTCTCATGACACCAATGACTTGTATTTATGCCTTTACAATCATCTTCGCATCTGTCGTTGCACTGAAAAAACACTCCCTCAAGGAAATCTTAGCCTATTCTACTATTAGTCAACTTTCCTATATTGGAATTACGTTAAGTATATTCACTGAAAACTCATTCCACTATGCAACTCTGTATATGATCCTACATGCCTTTGCGAAAATAACACTTTTTTTTACTGCAGGAGCTATATATGCAAGAACCGGAAAGACAAGCATAAAGCAACTCCACGGAATAGGAAGGGACATGCCTATAGCAATGTCCTCCTTTATAATAGGAGCACTTACAATGATAGGACTCCCACCTACTGCAACCCTTCTATGCAAGGCTGACATTCTATCAGAGGCATTGGGACAAGGTAACTATATACTTATTATCACTTTAGTTATAAGCACCGCTCTTAATTGCGGATACTTTTTACCAATTATTTTCAATGCATTTTTCTGTGAACCTACAGTAGCCACTTCTATTGCAAAGACTCCGACTAGATATACGGTATGCCATCCGCTCACACTGTCATATCTCTTTACTGGAAGCATCTGTATCGTTCTTTTTGTATACAAACTTTTTTAA
- a CDS encoding NADH-quinone oxidoreductase subunit D translates to MTVIKELNFGPQHPAAHGVLRLIMQLDGETVERLDPHIGFLHRGTEKLIEHKTYLQALPYFDRLDYVSPMAQEHAYSLCVEKLLGITVPPRAQYLRVIFVEITRILNHLLNVTTHALDVGAMNPLFWMFEEREKMLSFYEKASGARFHAAYIRPGGLAADIPDGLDEEIMSFLESFTHKLDDVADVLTDNPIFKQRLVDIGKVSKREAVALGFSGPVLRASGVPWDLRKSQPYEVYESLDFAIPVGSCGDSYDRYLVRMAEMYESVKIIKQCIDKLPEGPVVVDDRKVAPPSRAEMKTSMEALIHHFKLYSEGYHVPEGETYFAVESPKGEFGVYIVSDGTNKPYRCRIRAPGFVHLQALDTLSRKHLLADVPAILGSLDIVFGEVDR, encoded by the coding sequence ATGACCGTAATAAAGGAGCTTAACTTCGGGCCTCAGCATCCGGCTGCGCATGGGGTGCTCCGCCTGATTATGCAGCTTGATGGGGAGACAGTTGAGCGCCTTGATCCGCATATTGGTTTTTTACACAGAGGAACTGAGAAGCTAATAGAGCATAAAACGTATCTTCAGGCTTTACCGTACTTTGATAGGCTGGATTATGTCTCACCGATGGCACAGGAGCATGCCTATTCGCTTTGCGTAGAAAAGCTGCTCGGCATTACGGTACCTCCTAGAGCGCAGTATCTGAGGGTAATCTTTGTCGAGATCACTCGCATTTTGAATCACCTACTAAATGTCACTACTCACGCGCTTGACGTAGGTGCTATGAATCCCTTGTTTTGGATGTTTGAGGAGCGTGAGAAGATGCTTTCTTTCTATGAAAAGGCTTCTGGGGCGAGATTCCATGCTGCGTATATACGTCCTGGTGGACTGGCTGCTGATATACCAGATGGTCTCGACGAAGAAATAATGTCCTTCTTGGAGAGTTTCACACATAAGCTTGACGATGTGGCAGATGTTCTTACAGACAATCCAATTTTTAAACAACGCTTAGTTGATATAGGTAAAGTAAGTAAACGGGAAGCAGTTGCACTTGGTTTCTCTGGACCAGTTTTGCGTGCTTCGGGTGTACCTTGGGATCTACGTAAAAGTCAGCCATACGAAGTATATGAGTCGTTGGATTTTGCGATTCCGGTGGGAAGTTGCGGAGATTCGTACGATAGATATTTGGTGAGGATGGCTGAAATGTATGAATCAGTCAAAATCATTAAACAATGTATAGATAAGCTTCCAGAAGGGCCGGTTGTGGTGGATGATAGGAAAGTTGCTCCGCCGAGTCGTGCTGAAATGAAAACTTCCATGGAAGCTCTTATTCATCACTTTAAGCTTTATTCAGAGGGCTATCATGTTCCTGAGGGGGAGACATATTTTGCAGTAGAATCTCCAAAAGGAGAGTTTGGAGTTTATATTGTTTCCGATGGCACGAATAAGCCATATCGTTGCAGGATCCGTGCACCTGGGTTTGTTCATCTACAAGCCCTTGATACTCTTTCACGGAAACATCTTCTTGCCGACGTACCTGCTATTCTTGGGTCCTTGGACATTGTTTTTGGTGAGGTAGACAGATGA
- the serS gene encoding serine--tRNA ligase, translating into MNDLEYIVSNPEGFTEMMKRRGVRFDPLPLITLYEERKSCVTSLNNLQASKNELTRSFQVIQENKSELFEKAKVIDKEILRVKKHLQKICEQLELIVLDLPNILAEDVPIGEDERSNVVVKSWGAVRDFGFEPKAHDELGVALGILDFLNVAKVSGARFSGFIGSGARLFRVLKDFMLEHNTEHGHREYFLPYLVKEDAMYKAGQLPKFSQESFKVDGGMRLVPTSEVSLLNFVSDNFYGETELPLRMTSYSECFRSEAGSSGKDTKGIIRQHQFGKVELLSVTEPEKSDDELERMLCIAEGLLQKLKLPYRVVNLCSGDIGFCSKKTYDIEVWIPSQCCYREISSCSNCGDFQSRRLAIKYKFKKKKGFLHTLNASSLAIGRTIVAILENYQMHDGSIEVPEVLRSRFGADFIK; encoded by the coding sequence ATGAATGATCTCGAATATATAGTCTCTAATCCAGAAGGGTTCACTGAGATGATGAAGAGGCGAGGTGTAAGGTTTGATCCTCTGCCTCTAATTACACTGTATGAAGAACGAAAAAGTTGCGTTACTTCACTCAATAATCTTCAAGCGAGCAAAAATGAATTGACCAGATCTTTTCAGGTTATTCAGGAGAACAAAAGTGAGCTTTTTGAAAAAGCCAAAGTGATAGATAAGGAGATTTTAAGAGTTAAGAAGCATCTCCAAAAAATTTGTGAGCAGCTTGAGTTAATTGTGTTAGATTTACCTAACATCTTAGCTGAGGATGTCCCAATAGGTGAAGATGAGAGATCTAACGTTGTAGTAAAGTCGTGGGGTGCAGTTAGGGATTTTGGGTTTGAACCTAAAGCCCATGATGAACTTGGTGTCGCTCTTGGTATATTGGATTTTTTAAATGTTGCTAAGGTTTCAGGGGCGAGATTTTCGGGATTCATTGGCAGTGGGGCAAGGCTGTTTAGAGTGCTCAAAGATTTCATGCTTGAGCATAATACGGAGCATGGTCACCGTGAATATTTTCTACCGTACCTGGTGAAAGAAGATGCCATGTATAAAGCTGGGCAGTTACCGAAGTTTTCTCAAGAGTCATTTAAAGTGGATGGCGGAATGCGCTTGGTTCCGACAAGTGAAGTTTCTCTGCTAAACTTTGTGTCTGATAATTTCTATGGGGAGACTGAGCTACCACTTAGGATGACCTCCTACAGTGAATGTTTCCGTTCTGAGGCGGGGAGCAGCGGTAAGGATACTAAAGGCATAATAAGGCAACATCAGTTCGGCAAGGTCGAGCTTTTGTCGGTAACGGAGCCGGAAAAATCGGATGATGAACTCGAGCGAATGTTGTGTATAGCTGAGGGTTTATTACAGAAGCTGAAGCTGCCATACCGAGTTGTTAATTTATGTTCGGGTGATATTGGTTTCTGTTCAAAAAAAACATATGACATAGAAGTGTGGATTCCGTCTCAATGCTGTTATAGAGAGATTTCTAGTTGCTCTAACTGCGGAGATTTTCAGTCTAGAAGGTTAGCGATCAAGTATAAATTCAAGAAAAAAAAGGGCTTTTTGCATACACTGAACGCGAGCTCTCTTGCTATTGGTAGAACTATTGTTGCAATTTTGGAGAATTATCAGATGCATGATGGTTCTATTGAAGTTCCAGAAGTCTTGAGAAGTAGGTTCGGTGCTGATTTTATCAAGTAA
- a CDS encoding tRNA (adenosine(37)-N6)-dimethylallyltransferase, whose product MPNASRRVLVLTGPTSSGKTSVACAVSQVSDDLVIINADSKQVYRELPILTSQASCGMLYGYLSVFDEFIPSVASWMRDCADCLESVWAQKGIPLIVGGTPMYLYSLLHGINLLPSLPDCLMRELSEELDNLGPSGFLNRFVCKSGEDLSRFSCDSYKMLRDVAYFLYTGKTIQELYRESSVYKIPYDSIDVVAIIPSDRDSLYSKINERFLEAVNSGAIDEVASVVENKAAFRNRAVTTICGFREIASYLRDEITLERMVAMGQRSIRNYAKRQLTWFRNKFNGIKAFDQPQDAERYILREILL is encoded by the coding sequence ATGCCCAATGCAAGTCGGAGGGTTCTTGTTCTTACAGGGCCTACTTCCTCTGGGAAGACTTCTGTTGCATGTGCGGTCAGTCAGGTGTCTGATGATCTTGTGATTATTAATGCCGACTCGAAACAGGTTTATAGGGAGTTACCCATTTTGACCAGTCAGGCTTCTTGCGGAATGCTTTACGGGTATTTGTCGGTTTTTGATGAGTTTATTCCATCAGTTGCTTCTTGGATGCGTGATTGTGCTGATTGTCTCGAGAGTGTCTGGGCGCAGAAAGGTATACCTTTAATTGTTGGTGGGACCCCAATGTATCTGTATTCCCTGCTGCATGGGATTAATCTTCTTCCTTCCTTGCCCGATTGTCTGATGCGGGAGCTTTCGGAGGAACTTGATAATCTTGGTCCTTCTGGTTTTCTTAATCGTTTTGTTTGTAAATCAGGTGAGGACTTGTCCCGGTTTTCATGCGATTCGTATAAGATGCTTAGGGATGTTGCATACTTCCTATACACTGGTAAAACGATTCAAGAGTTGTATCGAGAATCTTCCGTATACAAGATTCCATATGACTCCATTGACGTTGTAGCTATTATCCCGTCGGATAGAGATTCTCTCTACTCCAAAATAAATGAGAGGTTTCTTGAAGCAGTGAATTCAGGGGCGATAGATGAGGTAGCCTCAGTTGTTGAAAATAAAGCGGCTTTTAGGAACCGTGCGGTGACAACCATATGTGGTTTTAGAGAGATAGCCTCATATTTAAGGGATGAAATCACCCTCGAGCGCATGGTTGCGATGGGTCAGCGAAGTATTCGTAATTATGCTAAAAGGCAGTTAACCTGGTTTAGAAACAAGTTCAATGGAATTAAAGCTTTCGACCAACCTCAGGATGCTGAGAGGTACATTTTAAGGGAAATACTTCTCTGA